The following coding sequences are from one Mycoplasma mycoides subsp. capri window:
- a CDS encoding MSC_0882 family membrane protein — MRDYNSSNNRNNHNNYQSNNSQRNNQNDRYYQNDNKNNNYHNQYYDNRYDQNQYSDYDDDRYYDQDYRYDQNYQDQYYDQQEYNLQQVEYNNSNSDQQVKFIPDKKIRRIVRFNSIKSFISIFILVGLIGYFTVFLINHYYQFLYDPNNIKQYHKTLQSWLFTMNGFKVWHLSVIIAILSVCCIIYIVVASTLFSNYNKYLKDMQHRTEEYQAQKLHIPYPKKPEEGIPPLLIKKMYEKQIKKPYYANWFCLAAYIYLIVAAIIYTMYVIFKWGSAKLQDHETVVRITLKQYFVQPGQLTPYYILLGIFLAIILIHIIVLLSVKYVKNALEEYWQVPILSDEKIKDLEKKANRRSLIIFIILIVIAFFILAFFFIFFKVERRKGSIFSLFKRPGK; from the coding sequence ATGCGCGATTATAACTCATCTAATAATCGAAATAATCATAATAATTATCAATCTAATAATTCGCAACGCAATAATCAAAACGATAGATATTATCAAAATGATAATAAAAATAACAATTATCATAATCAGTACTATGATAATAGATATGACCAAAATCAATATAGTGATTATGATGATGACAGATATTATGATCAAGATTATAGATATGATCAAAATTATCAAGATCAATATTATGACCAACAAGAATATAATTTACAACAAGTAGAATATAACAATTCAAATTCAGATCAACAAGTTAAATTTATTCCTGATAAAAAAATTAGAAGAATAGTTAGATTTAATAGTATAAAATCATTTATTAGTATTTTTATTTTAGTAGGATTAATTGGTTATTTTACAGTATTTTTAATTAATCACTATTATCAATTTTTATACGATCCAAATAATATTAAACAATATCACAAAACTCTTCAAAGTTGATTATTTACAATGAATGGTTTTAAAGTATGACATTTATCTGTAATAATAGCTATTCTTAGTGTTTGTTGTATTATTTATATCGTTGTAGCTTCAACATTATTTAGTAACTATAATAAATATTTAAAAGATATGCAACATAGAACTGAAGAATATCAAGCTCAAAAACTACATATACCTTATCCTAAAAAACCAGAAGAAGGTATTCCACCTTTATTAATTAAAAAAATGTATGAAAAACAAATTAAAAAGCCATATTATGCTAACTGATTTTGTTTAGCTGCATATATTTATTTAATTGTAGCTGCTATTATTTATACAATGTATGTGATATTTAAATGAGGTTCAGCTAAACTTCAAGATCATGAAACAGTTGTTAGAATAACTTTAAAACAATATTTTGTTCAACCAGGACAACTAACACCTTATTACATTTTATTAGGTATATTTTTAGCTATAATTTTAATTCATATAATTGTTTTATTATCAGTTAAATATGTTAAAAATGCCTTAGAAGAATATTGACAAGTACCAATTTTATCTGATGAAAAAATTAAAGATTTAGAAAAAAAAGCTAACCGTAGATCTCTAATTATCTTTATTATTTTAATTGTAATTGCCTTCTTTATTCTTGCATTCTTCTTTATCTTTTTTAAAGTTGAAAGAAGAAAAGGTTCTATATTTAGCTTATTTAAAAGACCTGGTAAATAA
- a CDS encoding F0F1 ATP synthase subunit A, protein MKLVTFASIKDNLATWNKFNGILITILLVVIIVCTISIIYNKKVRNYNIDDKMPGFLVLVNVFVASVENIVVSILGKKYQKLTPYIMYLFAYIFIGCLLSILGLEAQGTSFTVTLSMGMVTFIMIYYFGIKYQKLAFFKRFRNPVELFTQFTPLISISFRLFGNLIGGSIILGLLYGLLIGFQLSWGVNNIEVDGMTRWASYAIWNPELVENGYLKQYEYWWAGLNLFTTPIMPFLHMYFDLFSGVIQSTVFAMLTLSYWSAQIDDNEKRADLVDQVKEEITNKYQS, encoded by the coding sequence ATGAAACTAGTAACTTTTGCATCAATAAAAGATAATTTAGCTACTTGAAATAAATTTAATGGAATTTTAATAACAATTCTATTAGTTGTTATTATAGTTTGTACAATTTCAATTATTTATAATAAAAAAGTTAGAAATTATAATATTGATGATAAAATGCCAGGCTTTTTAGTACTAGTAAATGTTTTTGTAGCAAGTGTTGAAAATATCGTAGTTTCAATATTAGGTAAAAAATATCAAAAACTTACACCTTATATAATGTATTTATTTGCATATATTTTTATAGGGTGTCTTCTTTCAATATTAGGTCTTGAAGCACAAGGAACTTCTTTTACAGTTACTTTATCTATGGGAATGGTAACTTTTATAATGATTTATTATTTTGGGATTAAATATCAAAAACTGGCTTTTTTTAAAAGATTTAGAAATCCAGTTGAATTATTTACTCAATTTACACCACTAATTTCTATTTCATTTCGTTTATTTGGTAATCTAATTGGTGGATCTATTATTTTAGGTTTATTATATGGATTATTAATTGGTTTTCAATTAAGTTGAGGTGTAAATAATATTGAAGTTGATGGAATGACAAGATGAGCTTCATATGCAATTTGAAATCCTGAATTAGTTGAAAATGGTTATTTAAAACAATATGAATATTGATGAGCAGGACTGAACTTATTTACAACACCAATTATGCCATTTTTACATATGTATTTTGATTTGTTTAGTGGTGTAATTCAATCAACTGTTTTTGCAATGTTAACACTTTCATATTGATCTGCACAAATTGATGATAATGAAAAAAGAGCTGATTTAGTTGATCAAGTTAAAGAAGAAATAACTAATAAATATCAATCATAA
- the atpD gene encoding F0F1 ATP synthase subunit beta, giving the protein MVSKNITDKKKNQSIGKVIQVLGPVVDVKFSENNIPKIYDALIVDNNGKKLVLEVEQNIGDEIVRTIAMGPTEGLKRGLDVINTNSPITAPTGIEVLGRMFNVLGDPIDEKPDLDVKREPIHKDAPKYEELVTTTEILETGIKVIDLMIPFTKGGKVGLFGGAGVGKTILIQELINNIAKAHNGVSVFAGVGERTREGNDLYHEFIEAGVLNKTCLVFGQMNEPPGARMRVALTGLTIAEYFRDQKNMDVLLFIDNIFRFTQAGSEVSALLGRMPSAVGYQPTLSTEMGSLQERITSTKNGSITSVQAVYVPADDLTDPAPATTFTHLDARIVLDRSIASLGIYPAVDPLASSSRVLDPEIVGQEHYDIALRVQIALQKYQDLQSIIAILGMDELSEEDKLIVQRARKIRNFLSQSFFVGEKFTGRPGVFVKVNDTVRSFKSILDGEVDYIPETYFLYSSTIDDVIEKYNKDKDK; this is encoded by the coding sequence ATGGTATCTAAAAACATAACAGATAAAAAAAAGAATCAATCTATTGGAAAAGTTATTCAAGTATTAGGACCAGTTGTTGATGTTAAGTTTTCAGAAAACAATATACCAAAGATTTATGATGCTTTAATTGTTGATAATAATGGTAAAAAACTAGTTTTAGAAGTTGAACAAAACATTGGTGATGAAATAGTTAGAACTATTGCAATGGGTCCAACTGAAGGATTAAAAAGAGGATTAGATGTAATTAATACTAATTCTCCAATCACAGCTCCTACTGGAATTGAAGTTTTAGGGAGAATGTTTAATGTATTAGGTGATCCAATTGATGAAAAACCTGATTTAGATGTTAAAAGAGAACCAATACATAAAGATGCTCCAAAATATGAAGAACTAGTTACAACAACTGAAATTCTAGAAACTGGAATTAAAGTTATTGATTTAATGATTCCATTTACAAAAGGTGGAAAAGTTGGATTATTTGGTGGAGCTGGAGTTGGTAAAACTATTTTAATTCAAGAGTTAATTAATAATATTGCAAAAGCTCATAATGGGGTTTCAGTTTTTGCTGGAGTTGGTGAAAGAACTAGAGAAGGAAATGATTTATATCATGAATTCATTGAAGCTGGAGTTTTAAATAAAACTTGTTTAGTATTTGGTCAGATGAATGAACCACCAGGAGCTAGAATGCGTGTTGCTTTAACTGGTTTAACTATTGCTGAATATTTTAGAGATCAAAAAAATATGGATGTTTTATTATTCATAGATAATATTTTTAGATTTACTCAAGCAGGTTCAGAAGTTTCAGCTTTACTAGGTCGTATGCCTTCAGCTGTTGGATACCAACCAACTTTATCAACTGAAATGGGTTCACTACAAGAACGTATTACTTCAACAAAAAACGGATCAATTACTTCAGTTCAAGCAGTATATGTTCCTGCTGATGACTTAACAGATCCAGCACCAGCTACAACTTTTACTCACTTAGATGCACGTATTGTTTTAGATAGATCTATTGCTAGTTTAGGAATTTATCCAGCAGTTGATCCTTTAGCTTCTTCATCAAGAGTTCTAGATCCAGAAATTGTTGGACAAGAACATTATGATATTGCTTTAAGAGTACAAATTGCACTTCAAAAATATCAGGATTTACAATCAATTATTGCAATTTTAGGTATGGATGAATTAAGTGAAGAAGATAAGTTGATTGTTCAAAGAGCAAGAAAAATCAGAAACTTCTTATCTCAATCATTTTTTGTTGGTGAAAAATTTACAGGAAGACCTGGGGTTTTTGTTAAAGTAAATGATACTGTTAGATCATTTAAATCAATTTTAGATGGTGAAGTTGATTATATTCCTGAAACATACTTCTTATATTCTTCAACTATTGATGATGTTATTGAAAAATATAACAAAGATAAAGATAAATAA
- the upp gene encoding uracil phosphoribosyltransferase, which translates to MAFTEIKHPLIIDKLTRMRKTETSSKDFRENLNEIAQLMVYEIFRDLKLEPVEITTPVAKTTGYTINQPVVLVPILRAGIGMLDGIQKLIPTARIAHVGLYRDEETLEIHQYFAKTTKDIDKSYVIVVDPMLATGGSACKAIDIVKQWGAKEVKFVCLVAVEPGIKRLQEQHPDVEIYAASKDEKLNEKGYIVPGLGDAGDRIFGTK; encoded by the coding sequence ATGGCATTTACAGAAATTAAACATCCACTGATTATAGATAAGCTAACTAGAATGAGAAAAACTGAAACTTCTTCAAAAGATTTTAGAGAAAATCTAAACGAAATAGCTCAATTAATGGTTTATGAAATTTTTAGAGATTTAAAATTAGAACCAGTTGAAATAACTACACCAGTTGCAAAAACTACAGGATATACAATTAATCAACCAGTAGTTTTAGTTCCAATTTTAAGAGCAGGAATTGGAATGTTAGATGGGATTCAAAAATTAATTCCAACAGCAAGAATTGCTCATGTTGGTTTATATAGAGATGAAGAAACATTAGAAATTCATCAATATTTTGCAAAAACTACTAAAGATATTGATAAAAGTTATGTAATAGTAGTTGATCCTATGCTAGCAACTGGTGGAAGTGCATGTAAAGCAATAGATATTGTTAAACAATGAGGAGCTAAAGAAGTTAAATTTGTTTGTTTAGTAGCTGTAGAACCTGGTATTAAAAGGCTGCAAGAACAACATCCAGATGTTGAAATTTATGCAGCTTCAAAAGATGAAAAATTAAATGAAAAAGGTTATATCGTTCCAGGATTAGGAGATGCTGGAGATAGAATTTTTGGAACAAAATAA
- a CDS encoding MG406 family protein, which produces MIKTLNWINLISLVIAYFCSYIAIFLLFLTKLLIIKYQNPYLVYLMFLLRIGIYVIPLFIALLLSDENIFSYLGILIGYSSNLAIPFFIHKRLEKKGGT; this is translated from the coding sequence GTGATTAAAACACTAAATTGGATTAATTTAATAAGTTTAGTTATTGCTTATTTTTGCTCATATATAGCAATATTTTTATTGTTTTTAACTAAATTATTAATTATAAAATATCAAAATCCTTATTTAGTTTATTTAATGTTCCTTTTAAGAATAGGTATATATGTTATTCCACTTTTTATTGCTTTGTTATTAAGTGATGAAAATATTTTTAGTTATTTAGGTATTTTAATTGGTTATAGTTCAAATCTAGCAATACCATTTTTTATACATAAAAGACTAGAAAAGAAAGGAGGAACTTAA
- a CDS encoding F0F1 ATP synthase subunit delta, whose protein sequence is MILKETTINNYATALFNIAVKEKLVDDYIIQVDALIKSLKDKDEFNKLVSFSNKQEKQDAILIIENTFSSFGFDIYLINALKILVENQLFINTRMILKVLYKKLLAYKNIVLGEVYSTEKLTKTQLNAIKKKISNKVNKKVELVNKIDPTLIGGIKVSVEDKVFDGSIKAKLEALKKQMNT, encoded by the coding sequence ATGATTTTAAAAGAAACTACAATAAATAATTATGCAACTGCTTTATTTAATATTGCTGTTAAAGAAAAGTTAGTTGATGATTATATTATTCAAGTTGATGCTTTAATAAAAAGTTTAAAAGATAAAGATGAATTTAATAAGCTTGTAAGTTTTTCTAATAAGCAAGAAAAACAAGATGCTATTTTAATTATTGAAAATACTTTTAGCTCATTTGGGTTTGATATTTATCTAATTAATGCACTAAAGATATTAGTTGAAAATCAATTATTTATAAATACAAGAATGATTCTAAAAGTTTTATATAAAAAATTACTTGCTTATAAAAATATAGTTTTAGGTGAAGTATATTCAACTGAAAAACTAACTAAAACCCAATTAAATGCAATTAAGAAAAAAATTTCAAATAAAGTTAATAAAAAAGTTGAACTAGTTAATAAAATTGATCCAACTCTAATTGGTGGAATAAAAGTTAGTGTTGAAGATAAAGTTTTTGATGGTTCTATTAAAGCTAAATTAGAAGCTCTTAAAAAGCAAATGAATACATAA
- the atpG gene encoding ATP synthase F1 subunit gamma, whose amino-acid sequence MPNLKGLKTEILSVKNISKITNAMQLVASAKLRKISKKVIDTHNYVSEVYSLFNDIISQTDKSVFLKDSNFETKKTLWIVINSNLGLCGGYNSNVNKLVLQNFKTNDEIFAIGSKAVSFFKSKKIKIRDQVTNIDINFTNEKAKIISNDLLAMYTNHEFDEIKIVYTKFINNVTFEPAIIRIFPIVKSELHFTHKQKIIFEPDADQILNNTISIYINAIIYGTVIESQVSEQASRRTAMENATNNGQNLEHELSLKYNRQRQGAITQEISEIVSGANAQS is encoded by the coding sequence ATGCCAAATTTAAAAGGATTAAAAACAGAGATTTTATCTGTTAAAAATATTTCAAAAATTACTAATGCAATGCAATTAGTAGCTTCAGCAAAACTAAGAAAAATTAGTAAAAAAGTAATTGATACTCATAATTATGTAAGTGAAGTTTATTCTTTATTTAACGATATTATTAGTCAAACTGATAAATCTGTTTTTCTAAAAGATAGTAATTTTGAAACTAAAAAAACTTTATGAATTGTTATTAATTCTAATTTAGGTTTATGTGGTGGATATAATTCTAATGTTAATAAATTAGTTTTACAAAACTTTAAAACTAATGATGAAATTTTTGCAATTGGTTCTAAAGCTGTTTCTTTTTTTAAATCTAAAAAAATTAAAATTAGAGATCAAGTTACAAACATTGATATTAATTTTACAAATGAAAAAGCTAAAATTATTAGTAATGATTTATTAGCTATGTATACTAATCATGAATTTGATGAAATTAAAATAGTATATACTAAATTTATTAATAACGTTACTTTTGAACCAGCAATTATTAGAATTTTTCCAATAGTTAAATCAGAATTACATTTCACTCATAAACAAAAAATTATTTTTGAACCAGATGCTGATCAAATCTTAAATAACACTATTTCTATTTATATAAATGCGATTATTTATGGAACAGTTATAGAATCACAAGTTAGCGAACAAGCTTCAAGAAGAACTGCTATGGAAAACGCAACAAACAATGGTCAAAATCTTGAACATGAGTTAAGTTTAAAATACAACAGACAACGCCAAGGTGCTATTACTCAAGAAATTAGTGAAATTGTTTCTGGAGCAAACGCCCAATCTTAG
- a CDS encoding FoF1 ATP synthase subunit delta/epsilon: MGIKLKILTPNGTFVENKEVDIINLKTIDGDIGVLANMAPFVTALRNDILNFKEKNTYTYIHVDQGLVVISKNQCKIITENLYLVDKQDRELPTPLKLT, encoded by the coding sequence ATGGGAATTAAATTAAAAATCTTAACACCTAATGGTACTTTTGTTGAAAATAAAGAAGTAGATATAATTAATCTTAAAACTATAGATGGAGATATTGGGGTTTTAGCTAATATGGCTCCATTTGTAACAGCTTTAAGAAATGATATTTTAAACTTTAAAGAAAAAAACACATATACTTATATACATGTTGATCAAGGCTTAGTAGTTATTAGTAAAAATCAATGTAAGATTATTACTGAAAATTTATATTTAGTAGATAAACAAGACAGAGAACTACCTACTCCTTTAAAACTAACATAA
- the atpE gene encoding ATP synthase F0 subunit C has translation MLHTAFISNILANYLGAMSIILPNILAVEGNIKYIGAGLASVGILGTGVGQGLIGQGACLAIGRNPEMASKVTSTMIVSAGISESGAIYSLVIAILLIFVV, from the coding sequence ATGTTACACACAGCATTTATTTCAAATATTTTAGCTAATTATTTAGGAGCAATGTCAATAATTTTACCAAACATTTTAGCAGTTGAAGGAAATATTAAATACATTGGAGCTGGACTAGCTTCTGTTGGAATTTTAGGAACTGGGGTTGGGCAAGGTTTAATTGGACAAGGAGCTTGTTTAGCAATTGGACGTAACCCTGAAATGGCTTCAAAAGTAACTTCAACAATGATAGTTTCTGCTGGTATTTCTGAATCTGGAGCGATTTATTCACTAGTTATTGCTATTTTGTTAATCTTTGTTGTTTAG
- the atpF gene encoding F0F1 ATP synthase subunit B — protein sequence MLFQGFNVVINATTQGVPKIVESLFPNLPNFIAHLLATIILVIVLTKLVYKPYKQMIEKQRQKITEVLSDAIEKQTQANIKIKQANTLLEDAKTESVSILKTARMDAEIQKNKIIDNANLQARNIQSYAQNSIKQEKIKAQLEIKNTIVNLAINSAEKILNKEIDKKTNKQLIEEFIKDLD from the coding sequence GTGTTATTTCAAGGTTTTAATGTAGTAATTAATGCTACAACTCAAGGTGTTCCAAAGATTGTTGAATCACTTTTTCCAAATTTACCAAACTTTATAGCACACTTATTAGCAACAATTATTTTAGTTATTGTTTTAACAAAATTAGTTTATAAACCATATAAACAAATGATTGAAAAACAAAGACAAAAAATCACTGAAGTATTAAGTGATGCTATTGAAAAACAAACACAAGCAAACATTAAAATAAAGCAAGCAAATACATTATTAGAAGATGCTAAAACTGAATCAGTATCAATTTTAAAAACAGCAAGAATGGATGCTGAAATTCAAAAAAATAAAATTATTGATAATGCTAATTTACAAGCAAGAAACATTCAATCATATGCTCAAAATTCTATTAAACAAGAAAAAATTAAAGCACAATTAGAAATTAAAAATACTATAGTTAATTTAGCTATTAATTCAGCTGAAAAAATTCTAAATAAAGAAATTGATAAAAAGACTAATAAACAACTTATTGAAGAATTTATAAAAGACCTAGATTAA
- the atpA gene encoding F0F1 ATP synthase subunit alpha produces the protein MSFNIKEISEMIEKQIRNYNKEIVQTEQGTVVSVGDGIALIYGLDNAIMGEFLKFPNNVYGMVLNLEESAVGAVILGDETLIREGDIVKRTNKVVETPVGDALLGRVINALSKPIDNLGPINFTKTKPIERVATSVMARKSVSQPLETGILAIDSAIPIGKGQRELIIGDRQTGKTAIAIDAIINQKNKNVKCIYVAIGQKDSTIVQVVEKLKKYGAMEYTVVVNAGASQPAPLQYLSPYVGITIAEEWMENGSDVLIVYDDLSKHAVSYRQMSLLLRRPPGREAYPGDVFYLHSRLLERAARVNENYGGGSITALPIIETQAGDISAYIPTNVISITDGQIFLSSELFNQGIRPAVDIGPSVSRVGSSAQIKSIKQVSGTLKLELAQYYELESFAKFGSDLDESTKATLDQGAKIIQMLIQKQHNPLEQVDQAILLLTIKSHLIKWLPVESIYNFKHEILSHFKNDKNAFELRKKLDEQKTFDDQLQQQILKEAQKVVLKITKNINEYKPETFGNISEYQNLGK, from the coding sequence ATGAGTTTTAATATCAAAGAAATCTCTGAGATGATAGAAAAACAGATAAGAAATTATAATAAAGAAATAGTTCAAACAGAACAAGGAACAGTTGTTAGTGTTGGGGATGGAATTGCATTAATTTATGGATTAGATAATGCAATTATGGGTGAATTTTTAAAGTTTCCAAATAACGTTTATGGAATGGTTTTAAATTTAGAAGAATCAGCAGTTGGAGCTGTTATTTTAGGTGATGAAACTTTAATTAGAGAAGGAGATATAGTAAAAAGAACTAATAAAGTTGTTGAAACTCCAGTTGGTGATGCTTTATTAGGTCGTGTTATTAATGCTTTAAGCAAACCAATTGATAATCTAGGTCCAATTAATTTTACAAAAACTAAACCTATTGAAAGAGTAGCAACTTCAGTTATGGCTAGAAAATCTGTTTCTCAACCTTTAGAAACTGGAATTTTAGCAATTGATTCAGCTATTCCTATTGGTAAAGGACAACGTGAATTAATTATTGGAGATAGACAAACTGGAAAAACTGCTATTGCAATTGATGCTATTATTAATCAAAAAAACAAAAACGTTAAATGTATTTATGTAGCAATTGGTCAAAAAGATTCAACTATTGTTCAAGTAGTTGAAAAACTTAAAAAATATGGTGCTATGGAATATACAGTTGTTGTTAATGCTGGAGCAAGTCAACCAGCTCCACTACAATATTTATCACCATATGTTGGAATAACTATTGCTGAAGAGTGAATGGAAAATGGAAGTGATGTTTTAATTGTTTATGATGATTTATCAAAACATGCTGTAAGTTATAGACAAATGTCACTATTATTAAGAAGACCACCAGGTAGAGAAGCTTATCCTGGAGATGTGTTTTATTTACATTCAAGATTATTAGAACGTGCTGCTAGAGTAAATGAAAATTATGGTGGTGGTTCAATTACTGCTTTACCAATTATTGAAACTCAAGCAGGAGATATTTCAGCTTATATTCCAACTAATGTTATTTCAATTACTGATGGACAAATCTTTTTATCAAGTGAATTATTTAATCAAGGTATTAGACCAGCTGTTGATATTGGTCCTTCAGTTTCAAGAGTTGGATCTAGTGCACAAATTAAATCAATTAAACAAGTATCTGGAACTTTAAAATTAGAATTAGCTCAATATTATGAATTAGAATCATTTGCAAAATTTGGATCTGATTTAGATGAATCAACTAAAGCTACTTTAGATCAAGGTGCAAAAATTATTCAAATGTTAATTCAAAAACAACACAATCCTTTAGAACAAGTTGATCAAGCTATTTTATTACTAACAATTAAATCACATTTAATAAAATGATTACCTGTTGAAAGTATTTATAATTTCAAACATGAAATTTTATCACACTTTAAAAATGATAAAAATGCCTTTGAACTTAGAAAAAAACTAGATGAACAAAAAACTTTTGATGATCAATTACAACAACAAATACTAAAAGAAGCTCAAAAAGTAGTTTTAAAAATTACTAAAAATATTAATGAATATAAACCAGAAACATTTGGTAATATTTCAGAATATCAAAATTTAGGTAAATAG